The candidate division TA06 bacterium genome contains a region encoding:
- the raiA gene encoding ribosome-associated translation inhibitor RaiA, whose amino-acid sequence MRINITARHFEGLTEGLKKDVQSRLEHLEHFFPRILEARAILTEEKKRMTAEVTIHLPAGKRLAAKEQGMDMRQALDLAVKKIETQVKKVKERKEHKGRGLKGQ is encoded by the coding sequence ATGAGAATCAATATCACCGCCCGCCATTTTGAAGGCCTGACCGAAGGCCTAAAAAAAGACGTCCAGTCCCGTCTGGAACATTTGGAGCATTTCTTTCCCCGGATACTGGAAGCCCGGGCTATTCTGACCGAAGAAAAAAAGAGGATGACCGCCGAGGTTACCATTCATCTGCCGGCCGGAAAACGTTTGGCGGCTAAGGAGCAGGGCATGGACATGCGCCAGGCCCTGGATCTGGCGGTGAAAAAGATCGAGACCCAGGTCAAGAAAGTAAAGGAACGCAAGGAACACAAAGGCCGGGGGCTGAAGGGGCAGTAA
- the lipA gene encoding lipoyl synthase, translating to MPENQNHQRLPRAFKQSLVRNPAQAIVSRALSENRLETVCRQARCPNRNQCFASGTATFLIMGGICTRNCRFCAVAKGRPGPLDGQEPQRLARAVKQLGLKYAVITSVTRDDLADGGAGHFAETVRALRRENPGILTEILTSDFNGREESWRQAAEIRPEVFNHNLETVPRLYSQVRPQADYRRSLSLINYASRAGLATKSGLMVGLGEEAGEIKQVMADLKEAGCRILTVGQYLAPSPDHLPVRRFWDEAEYQELKTYGEKTLGLDAVVAGPAVRSSYLAYQTYQSITNIKQEALA from the coding sequence ATGCCGGAAAATCAAAACCACCAAAGACTGCCCCGGGCCTTCAAGCAGAGCCTGGTGCGAAACCCGGCCCAGGCCATAGTCAGCCGGGCGCTTTCGGAAAACCGGCTGGAGACCGTCTGCCGCCAAGCCCGCTGTCCCAACCGCAACCAGTGTTTTGCTTCGGGCACGGCCACCTTTCTGATAATGGGAGGGATCTGCACCCGGAACTGCCGGTTCTGCGCGGTGGCCAAGGGCCGTCCCGGACCGCTGGACGGCCAGGAGCCTCAAAGGCTGGCCCGGGCCGTCAAGCAGTTGGGACTGAAGTATGCTGTGATCACCTCGGTTACCCGGGACGATCTGGCCGACGGCGGGGCCGGGCATTTCGCCGAAACGGTCCGGGCTTTGCGCCGGGAGAACCCCGGGATATTGACGGAAATACTGACTTCCGACTTCAATGGCCGGGAAGAATCCTGGCGGCAGGCGGCGGAGATACGGCCCGAGGTTTTTAACCATAATCTGGAAACCGTGCCCCGGCTCTATTCCCAAGTCCGGCCCCAGGCCGATTACCGCCGGTCCTTAAGCCTGATAAACTATGCCTCCCGGGCCGGGCTGGCAACCAAGTCAGGATTGATGGTGGGGCTGGGCGAAGAAGCGGGTGAGATCAAACAGGTGATGGCCGATCTCAAAGAAGCCGGCTGCCGGATCCTGACTGTGGGCCAGTATCTGGCCCCGTCCCCGGATCATCTGCCGGTAAGAAGATTCTGGGATGAAGCAGAATATCAGGAACTTAAGACATACGGAGAAAAAACGCTAGGACTTGACGCGGTGGTGGCCGGCCCCGCCGTGCGCAGTTCCTATCTGGCCTATCAAACTTATCAGTCAATAACCAACATCAAACAGGAGGCACTGGCATGA